One Pyrus communis chromosome 4, drPyrComm1.1, whole genome shotgun sequence genomic region harbors:
- the LOC137731723 gene encoding uncharacterized protein isoform X2 — protein MQTKKRSSGRTAVREHASPKVTRAQRKAYESVQVVEKKVADLITSSARKQRIGGTHKKNGGAVTATNSDLNYDSMRDETADTCLGHDAMSDDCIEIKDCIEGTADCTAETIFSPAFQISKHAEVESDNGVVEPAIISSEVSAIYLAMRNSKLECVDEHGQEPMSTDLYTDDDENEEVDDFDPYFFIKNLPDLSAVVPTFRPMLLPKQTRRCPPTSLVLDLDETLVHSTLEPCDDADFTFPVNFNLQEHTVYVRCRPHLRDFLDRVSSLFEIIIFTASQSIYAEQLLNVLDPKRKIFRHRVFRDSCVFVEGNYLKDLSVLGRDLAHTIIIDNSPQAFGFQVDNGIPIESWFDDRSDKELLSLLPFLESLVGVEDVRPLIASKFNLREKIAAAVYPFSSNRGDPFER, from the exons ATGCAAACGAAGAAAAGAAGTTCTGGAAGAACTGCTGTGCGAGAGCATGCTAGCCCCAAGGTCACAAGAGCTCAGAGGAAAGCGTATGAAAGTGTGCAAGTTGTGGAAAAGAAAGTTGCAGACCTAATTACATCTTCAGCAAGGAAGCAAAGAATAG GTGGCACTCATAAAAAGAACGGGGGTGCTGTTACTGCAACCAATTCGGATTTGAATTATGATTCGATGCGTGATGAGACTGCTGACACTTGTTTGGGGCATGATGCTATGAGTGATGATTGCATAGAGATTAAG GATTGTATAGAGGGAACTGCTGATTGCACAGCGGAAACAATATTTTCTCCTGCCTTTCAAATATCTAAACATGCCGAAGTTGAATCTGATAATGGAG TTGTGGAGCCAGCCATCATCTCTTCTGAAGTCTCAGCCATATATCTTGCCATGAGAAATTCCAAGTTGGAATGTGTGGATGAGCATGGTCAGGAGCCCATGTCAACTGATTTATACACAGATGATGACGAGAATGAGGAAGTTGATGACTTTGATCCTTACTTCTTTATCAAGAACTTACCTGACTTGTCAGCAGTTGTTCCAACTTTTCGGCCGATGCTTTTACCTAAACAGACACGGCGTTGCCCTCCTACTAGTCTTGTTTTGGACTTGGATG AAACTTTGGTACACTCCACGCTAGAACCTTGCGATGATGCAGACTTCACTTTCCCTGTTAATTTTAACCTCCAAGAGCACACAGTATATGTCCGATGCCGTCCTCATCTCAGAGATTTTTTGGACAGAGTGTCCAGTCTTTTTGAGATCATAATATTTACAGCTAGTCAAAGTATTTATGCAGAGCAACTTCTAAATGTGCTGGACCCAAAAAGGAAGATATTTCGCCATCGTGTTTTTCGGGATTCGTGTGTTTTTGTGGAGGGGAATTACCTCAAAGATTTGTCAGTTCTTGGTCGTGATTTGGCACACACTATCATAATTGACAACTCTCCACAG GCATTCGGGTTCCAAGTAGACAATGGAATACCAATCGAGAGCTGGTTTGATGATCGTTCTGATAAAGAGTTACTCTCCTTGCTTCCTTTTTTGGAGAGCCTGGTCGGAGTAGAAGATGTTCGGCCACTAATTGCAAGCAAATTCAACCTTAGGGAGAAAATTGCTGCTGCTGTTTATCCTTTTAGCTCAAACAGAGGCGATCCCTTCGAAAGGTGA
- the LOC137731723 gene encoding uncharacterized protein isoform X1 — protein sequence MQTKKRSSGRTAVREHASPKVTRAQRKAYESVQVVEKKVADLITSSARKQRIGGTHKKNGGAVTATNSDLNYDSMRDETADTCLGHDAMSDDCIEIKDCIEGTADCTAETIFSPAFQISKHAEVESDNGVDFVNLFRNGDHNFHQDCEIMYSRVDVLNGHVVQETSESIVRGKGSYCENSFSSVNITYPVVEPAIISSEVSAIYLAMRNSKLECVDEHGQEPMSTDLYTDDDENEEVDDFDPYFFIKNLPDLSAVVPTFRPMLLPKQTRRCPPTSLVLDLDETLVHSTLEPCDDADFTFPVNFNLQEHTVYVRCRPHLRDFLDRVSSLFEIIIFTASQSIYAEQLLNVLDPKRKIFRHRVFRDSCVFVEGNYLKDLSVLGRDLAHTIIIDNSPQAFGFQVDNGIPIESWFDDRSDKELLSLLPFLESLVGVEDVRPLIASKFNLREKIAAAVYPFSSNRGDPFER from the exons ATGCAAACGAAGAAAAGAAGTTCTGGAAGAACTGCTGTGCGAGAGCATGCTAGCCCCAAGGTCACAAGAGCTCAGAGGAAAGCGTATGAAAGTGTGCAAGTTGTGGAAAAGAAAGTTGCAGACCTAATTACATCTTCAGCAAGGAAGCAAAGAATAG GTGGCACTCATAAAAAGAACGGGGGTGCTGTTACTGCAACCAATTCGGATTTGAATTATGATTCGATGCGTGATGAGACTGCTGACACTTGTTTGGGGCATGATGCTATGAGTGATGATTGCATAGAGATTAAG GATTGTATAGAGGGAACTGCTGATTGCACAGCGGAAACAATATTTTCTCCTGCCTTTCAAATATCTAAACATGCCGAAGTTGAATCTGATAATGGAG TTGATTTTGTTAACTTATTTAGAAATGGAGACCACAATTTTCATCAAGATTGTGAAATAATGTACTCAAGGGTTGATGTGCTGAATGGTCATGTTGTTCAAGAGACTTCCGAATCCATTGTTAGAGGCAAAGGGAGTTACTGTGAGAACTCGTTTTCTTCAGTAAATATAACATATCCTG TTGTGGAGCCAGCCATCATCTCTTCTGAAGTCTCAGCCATATATCTTGCCATGAGAAATTCCAAGTTGGAATGTGTGGATGAGCATGGTCAGGAGCCCATGTCAACTGATTTATACACAGATGATGACGAGAATGAGGAAGTTGATGACTTTGATCCTTACTTCTTTATCAAGAACTTACCTGACTTGTCAGCAGTTGTTCCAACTTTTCGGCCGATGCTTTTACCTAAACAGACACGGCGTTGCCCTCCTACTAGTCTTGTTTTGGACTTGGATG AAACTTTGGTACACTCCACGCTAGAACCTTGCGATGATGCAGACTTCACTTTCCCTGTTAATTTTAACCTCCAAGAGCACACAGTATATGTCCGATGCCGTCCTCATCTCAGAGATTTTTTGGACAGAGTGTCCAGTCTTTTTGAGATCATAATATTTACAGCTAGTCAAAGTATTTATGCAGAGCAACTTCTAAATGTGCTGGACCCAAAAAGGAAGATATTTCGCCATCGTGTTTTTCGGGATTCGTGTGTTTTTGTGGAGGGGAATTACCTCAAAGATTTGTCAGTTCTTGGTCGTGATTTGGCACACACTATCATAATTGACAACTCTCCACAG GCATTCGGGTTCCAAGTAGACAATGGAATACCAATCGAGAGCTGGTTTGATGATCGTTCTGATAAAGAGTTACTCTCCTTGCTTCCTTTTTTGGAGAGCCTGGTCGGAGTAGAAGATGTTCGGCCACTAATTGCAAGCAAATTCAACCTTAGGGAGAAAATTGCTGCTGCTGTTTATCCTTTTAGCTCAAACAGAGGCGATCCCTTCGAAAGGTGA
- the LOC137732595 gene encoding meiosis-specific protein ASY1-like translates to MAVVAQKVKEAEITEQDSLLLTRNLLRIAIFNISYIRGLFPEKYFNDKSVPALEMKIKKLMPMDAESRRLIDWMEKGVYDALQKKYLKTLLFCVCETVEGPMIEEYTFSFSYSNSESQEVSMNISRSGNKKEGGTFKCNSTAEITPNQMRSSACKMVRTLVQLMRTLDKMPEERTILMKLLYYDDVTPAEYEPPFFRSCSEEEARNAWAKNPLRMEVGNVNSKHLVLALKVKSILDPCEDENDDIQDDEVSLGADSMQGDDYSESDSDSELNQSQNDRYIVAPVDKQQLQKDNSAPQEDNSMVDEDNTQDSVQDEQQLARIKDWISSLHLDTVELTDVLSNFPDISVVLIEEIMDKLVIEGVLSKSAGDTYTFNRPKKSDYKFTLVKEEMDGQVPVAAKTPMVNDLMYMKALYHALPMQYVAATKLQNKLGGEVNQTTVRKFIDKMAREGFLEAKDNRRLGKRVIRSEITEKKLAEVKKALNNDAMDVDNTEPNNKPNNKSNHLDFHTKGSNIRDTSTCGVLHSIGSDLTRMRIKSNGPHYSPMRSEQTTSKTKEHPNTPTSRAQPVTSRESFVPGNDNGRANGNTDYCDDGDRVICSGRSSQDKRSRKTSTVKEPILQYLKRQKSQAV, encoded by the exons ATGGCG GTCGTCGCACAGAAGGTGAAGGAAGCGGAGATCACCGAGCAGGACTCGCTTCTTCTG ACGAGGAACCTGCTTCGTATTGCTATATTCAATATCAGTTACATCAGAGGCCTCTTTCCGGAGAAGTACTTCAACGATAAGTCTGTTCCTGCTTTAG AGATGAAGATAAAAAAGCTAATGCCAATGGATGCCGAGTCTCGCAGGCTTATTGATTGGATGGAGAAAG GTGTATACGATGCATTGCAGAAGAAATACCTGAAAACACTTTTATTCTGCGTGTGCGAAACAGTTGAAGGACCAATGATTGAGGAATACACTT TTTCTTTTAGTTACTCAAATTCTGAAAGCCAGGAGGTTTCGATGAATATAAGTCGATCTGGGAACAAGAAAGAGGGTGGAACATTCAAGTGCAACTCCACAGCAGAAATTACTCCCAACCAGATGAG AAGTTCTGCTTGTAAAATGGTTCGCACATTGGTTCAATTGATGAGAACTCTTGATAAAATGCCTGAAGAG CGAACAATACTGATGAAGCTCCTGTATTATGATGATGTGACG CCAGCGGAGTATGAGCCTCCATTCTTCAGGAGCTGCTCTGAGGAAGAAGCTCGTAATGCATGGGCCAAGAATCCTTTGAGAATGGAGGTTGGGAATGTAAACAGCAAGCATCTTGTATTAGCGCTGAAG GTAAAGAGCATCCTTGATCCTTGTGAGGACGAAAATGACGATATTCAAGATGATGAAGTGAGCTTAGGAGCTGATTCTATGCAAGGGGATGATTATTCAGAATCTGATTCTGACAGTGAG CTTAACCAATCACAAAACGATCGTTATATAGTTGCTCCAGTAG ATAAGCAACAACTACAGAAAGATAACAGCGCACCGCAGGAAGATAACAGCATGGTTGATGAAG ATAATACTCAGGATTCTGTGCAAGACGAACAACAACTGGCTCGGATAAAAGACTGGATCAGTAGCCTCCACCTTGACACTGTTGAACTTACTGATGTTCTCTCAAATTTCCCAGACATCTCAGTG GTTTTGATTGAAG AGATTATGGACAAGCTTGTCATAGAAGGTGTTCTATCGAAATCTGCAGGGGACACTTACACTTTCAACAGGCCGAAG AAGTCTGATTATAAGTTCACTTTGGTGAAAGAAGAAATGGATGGTCAAGTACCAGTTGCTGCCAAAACTCCAATGGTTAACGATCTCATGTACATGAAG GCGCTTTATCATGCTCTTCCAATGCAGTATGTGGCGGCTACAAAGCTTCAGAACAAGCTCGGTGGAGAGGTGAATCAGACTACTGTGCGCAAGTTCATTGATAAAATGGCACGAGAGGGTTTTCTTGAAGCCAAAGACAACCGAAGGCTAG GGAAGCGTGTTATCCGTTCTGAGATCACCGAGAAAAAGCTGGCTGAAGTGAAGAAAGCTCTGAACAATGATGCAATG GATGTGGACAACACTGAACCAAATAACAAACCAAATAACAAGTCCAATCATCTGGATTTCCATACAAAGG GAAGCAACATCAGGGACACATCCACATGCGGCGTCCTCCACTCCATCGGATCAGATCTCACACGAATGAGAATAAAATCGAACGGACCTCATTACAGTCCAATGAGGAGTGAGCAGACTACTTCAAAGACAAAGGAGCATCCAAACACTCCCACAAGCAGGGCTCAG CCAGTGACTTCAAGGGAGAGCTTCGTGCCGGGAAATGATAATGGCAGAGCAAATGGCAACACTGATTACTGTGACGATGGGGACAGAGTGATCTGCAGTGGAAGGTCAAGCCAAGACAAGCGGTCGAGGAAAACAAGCACG GTGAAGGAGCCAATTCTTCAGTACTTGAAGCGCCAAAAGTCTCAAGCCGTCTGA
- the LOC137731724 gene encoding REF/SRPP-like protein At1g67360, which yields MATVDDGVEINSKEKELKHLRFLRVAAIQTLVFVSSLYDYAKQNSGPLRSTVGTVEGAVTAVVGPVYRKFKGVPDDVLSFLDTKVDEATDKFDKHAPPVAKQVASQAHCLIQKAAEKGQKFVREAQTGGPRSAIHYAATEYKNFVLNQSVKLWVGLNKYPSIHTVAQKAAPTAARWSDKYNHTVKHMTRKGYAIFRYLPLVPIDEISNAVKKGEVEKKEDAAANVEHKSESDSSDSD from the exons ATGGCAACCGTTGAT GATGGGGTAGAGATCAACAGCAAGGAGAAGGAACTGAAGCATCTACGGTTTCTGAGGGTGGCGGCGATTCAGACGCTGGTGTTCGTTTCGAGTCTGTACGATTACGCTAAGCAGAACTCTGGGCCGCTCAGATCAACGGTCGGGACTGTGGAGGGCGCTGTCACCGCCGTCGTCGGTCCTGTTTACCGGAAGTTCAAGGGCGTTCCTGACGATGTCCTCTCTTTTCTCGACACCAAG GTAGATGAAGCTACAGACAAGTTCGATAAGCATGCTCCACCTGTGGCCAAGCAGGTTGCGAGCCAAGCGCATTGTTTGATCCAGAAAGCAGCGGAGAAGGGACAGAAATTTGTAAGGGAGGCTCAAACTGGCGGTCCACGCTCAGCTATTCACTATGCAGCTACTGAGTACAAGAACTTTGTCTTGAACCAATCTGTGAAGCTGTGGGTCGGACTCAACAAGTACCCTTCCATCCACACAGTGGCACAGAAGGCTGCACCAACCGCTGCTCGCTGGTCTGACAAATACAACCACACCGTAAAGCACATGACCCGCAAAGGCTATGCCATCTTCCGCTATCTACCCCTTGTTCCGATCGATGAGATATCCAATGCGGTTAAAAAGGGTGAGGtggagaagaaagaagatgCAGCTGCAAACGTCGAGCACAAATCTGAATCTGATTCTTCCGATTCTGATTGA
- the LOC137731725 gene encoding uncharacterized protein: MAFIMEFAENLVLRLMEDPKERDRKFREHVYAVKDRCQKTKDMWALPLRPYGFWTFERHNSQLRWDAQISQVEGRRDPYDDLLEHSNDLVTPKTK; encoded by the coding sequence ATGGCGTTTATAATGGAGTTTGCTGAGAATTTGGTATTGAGGCTAATGGAGGACCCTAAGGAGAGGGATAGGAAGTTCAGGGAGCACGTGTATGCGGTGAAGGACCGGTGCCAAAAGACCAAGGACATGTGGGCGCTACCCCTCCGTCCCTACGGATTTTGGACCTTTGAGCGCCACAATTCGCAGCTTCGTTGGGATGCTCAGATTAGCCAGGTTGAAGGCCGGAGGGATCCCTATGATGATCTCCTCGAACACAGCAATGATCTCGTTACCCCCAAAACTAAATGA
- the LOC137731728 gene encoding flavonoid 3',5'-methyltransferase-like, translating into MNVPVDEGLLLSMLLKVMNAKKTLELGVFTGYSLLTTALALPADGKITAIDVDKEAYEVGLPFIQKAGVEYKINFCLSDAFTVLDDLIIKQGEEEGSFDFEFVDADKDCYMEYHKQLMKLVKVGGIIAYDNTLWFGTVAEPEENVQEFARKGRKQLLELNSFLAADDHVEPAVVSTGDGLTLCMCLC; encoded by the exons ATGAATGTGCCTGTAGACGAAGGTCTGCTCCTATCGATGCTTCTGAAGGTGATGAATGCGAAGAAGACGTTGGAGCTCGGTGTCTTCACTGGTTATTCTCTTCTCACTACTGCTCTTGCACTGCCCGCTGATGGCAAA aTAACAGCAATCGATGTAGATAAAGAAGCCTATGAGGTTGGACTGCCATTTATTCAGAAGGCTGGGGTGGAATATAAGATTAACTTTTGCCTGTCAGATGCCTTCACGGTCCTAGATGATCTCATTATCAAA CAAGGGGAGGAAGAAGGGAgctttgattttgaatttgtggATGCCGACAAGGACTGTTACATGGAATATCACAAGCAGCTGATGAAGCTTGTGAAGGTTGGAGGAATCATAGCATATGATAACACATTGTGGTTTGGGACAGTGGCGGAGCCTGAGGAGAATGTGCAAGAATTTGCAAGGAAGGGCAGAAAACAGTTGCTGGAACTCAACAGCTTTCTTGCCGCGGATGACCACGTTGAGCCAGCCGTTGTTTCCACCGGAGATGGACTCACCCTCTGCATGTGTCTCTGTTAG
- the LOC137732017 gene encoding F-box protein At1g67340: MRTRGGVCYPRVGGNGGGDMCCQRKRKKEFPGGERTVCRKRNRFSPETTTSSSAPDSFDALPDDLLILILSKLSATANTPADFINVLITCKRLNGLSLHSLVLSRANPKAFILKAKNWSESAHRFLKLCADAGNTEACYTLGMIRFYCLQNRGSGASLMAKAAIGSHAPALYSLAVIQFNGSGGSKNDKDLRAGVALCARAAFLGHIDALRELGHCLQDGYGVRQNITEGRRFLVQANARELAAVLSSAAVSGVPMRQLLTWTPLPHPHPHPHPQLRHLTGSGCPLLSDFGCNVPAPEVHPANGFLGEWFAARNGSPGPGLRLCSHVGCGRPETRRHEFRRCSVCGAVNYCSRACQALDWKLRHKAECTAVERWVDEEGEGADGDGAVNGGDDVMAES; encoded by the exons ATGAGGACCAGGGGCGGCGTTTGTTATCCGAGAGTTGGAGGCAACGGCGGCGGAGATATGTGTTGtcagaggaagaggaagaaggaaTTCCCCGGAGGAGAGAGGACGGTCTGCCGGAAAAGGAATAGATTCTCGCCGGAGACGACGACGAGCTCGTCGGCTCCCGATTCATTCGATGCTTTGCCTGACGACCTCCTCATTCTTATCCTCTCGAAACTCAGCGCCACCGCTAACACGCCCGCCGATTTCATCAACGTCTTGATAAC ATGCAAGCGGTTGAACGGCTTATCTCTCCATTCTCTAGTGCTCTCCAGGGCTAATCCCAAGGCGTTTATCCTCAAGGCCAAGAACTGGTCCGAGTCGGCTCACCGATTCCTCAAGCTCTGCGCCGACGCCGGCAACACCGAGGCCTGCTACACTCTCGGCATG ATTCGCTTCTATTGTTTGCAAAACAGAGGAAGCGGAGCCTCGCTCATGGCCAAGGCGGCGATTGGCTCTCACGCGCCGGCGCTCTATTCGCTCGCCGTCATTCAATTCAACGGCAGCGGAGGCTCCAAAAACGACAAGGACCTCCGGGCCGGAGTGGCGCTATGCGCGCGTGCCGCGTTTCTCGGCCACATCGACGCGCTGCGAGAGCTCGGGCACTGTCTCCAGGACGGTTACGGAGTTCGTCAGAACATAACGGAAGGGCGACGGTTTCTCGTGCAGGCCAACGCACGTGAACTCGCGGCGGTTTTGTCCTCTGCGGCAGTTTCGGGAGTCCCCATGCGCCAGTTACTGACGTGGACTCCACTCCCTCATCCGCACCCTCATCCTCATCCGCAGCTGCGGCACCTGACCGGGTCGGGCTGCCCCTTACTCAGTGACTTCGGGTGCAACGTTCCGGCCCCGGAGGTGCATCCGGCGAACGGGTTTTTGGGAGAGTGGTTCGCTGCTCGGAACGGTTCGCCCGGACCCGGTTTGAGGCTTTGCTCGCACGTGGGGTGCGGGAGGCCTGAGACTAGGAGGCACGAGTTTCGTCGGTGTTCGGTGTGTGGGGCCGTCAACTACTGCTCCCGCGCCTGCCAGGCACTTGATTGGAAGCTGCGCCACAAGGCGGAGTGTACCGCCGTTGAGCGGTGGGTGGATGAGGAAGGTGAGGGTGCTGACGGTGACGGAGCTGTCAATGGTGGCGATGACGTTATGGCTGAGAGTTAA